The DNA sequence TGACTTTTCTCATCAATACCATAAACCAACCCGTTTGCAGTTAGAAGGAACGGGAGTTAGAGTCGATAAAAGTGTCTTAGAAAAACTCTATGATCCCCTCACTCACTTAGTTCGCAATGCTTTCGATCATGGCATTGAAGCCTCAGAAACCCGACGGAAAGCTGGTAAACCGGAAGCAGGAGAAATTGCAATTCGTGCCTATTATCAAGGGAATCAAACTGTAATCGAAGTGTCCGATGATGGCAGTGGGATTAACTTAGAGCGCGTTAAAACGAAAGCCCTAGCTACCGGCTTGTTAAATGAAGAACAACTAGGCAGAGCCTCCTCAGAACGATTATATAACTTGCTGTTTGAATCCGGCTTTTCCACAGCTATGCAAGTGAGTGATTTATCGGGACGTGGCGTGGGATTAGATGTGGTTCGCGAGCAAATTCGGGAATTGAAAGGAACCATTAGCTTGCGTTCTGAACCCGGAAAGGGAACTACCTTTACCCTCAATCTGCCCACCACCCAGTCCATGGCAAAATTATTAATTGGTTTGGTGGAAACGACAATTTGGGCTTTACCCTCGGATAATATTGAACAGATTTTAGTTCCGAGCGAAGATCAGGTGAAGCAAACGGGAAGACAACGCTTTCTCAATTGGCATGACCAAGCTTTACCGATTTACCATCTCAGTGATTTATTAGAGTATAACTGTTCTGTTCCGGCGGCGTCTCCCGATTTAAAAGCCTTGGGCGCGATCGCGCGACCGCAAGAGCGTGCTTGTCCACTGCTGATTTTACGCCGAGGCGACCAATTTTTCCCCCTAGAACTGGATCGGGTGGTCACCGAACAAGAATTAGTGATTAAACCGTTTGGCAGTGCCGTTGCAACACCCGCTTATGTTTCGGGTTGTACTGTCCTGGGGGATGGGAATATTGTTCCAGTGTTAGATAGTTTTGCTCTCTTAGAAGACGTGCAACAAACCCCGAAATCTTCAGCCATTGGCACAACTGCGATGCCCGGGGTTGCCAACCAAATGCCAACAATTTTAATTGTTGATGACTCCGCGACCCAACGACAAACCCTTACCCTGACTTTCCAACGCGCCGGGTATCAAGTGTTACAAGCAGGGGACGGACGGGAAGCGATTTCTGTTTTACAACGCCAACCTGATACGAAGGCAGTGATTTGTGATATTGAAATGCCCAATCTCAATGGCTTTGAGTTTCTCCGTTATCGCCGTCAAGATGAAACCTTAAAACAGATTCCGGTGGTAATGTTAACCTCCCGCAGTAGCGATAAACATCGCAAATTATGTAAACACCTCGGTGCTGATAACTACTTCACAAAACCCTATCTTGAAAAAGAATTTATCTCTGCGATTGAAAGCTTATTATAACGATGAAAACTGTTGAAACGACAACGAATACTCTCCGTGTGGTAACTTTCCCAGTGGGTGAGTTAACCTTAGCCGTTCCCATTCAAGCGGTCTATCGGGTGCTATCGCAAATTCCGATTGCAGGCAGTGGGGAACGAGGCGTCGGCGTCGCCCATCTCGAAGATTACGAATTAACTGTCTTTGATCTCGAATATAAACTTTTTACGGAACCTCGCCAAAGCGGCTTCGTTCACGCGCCCATCGGCAGCCATTTGATTGTTGTGCAAAGCCAACAGGAAGCGCTGGGGTTACTCGTCAAAAAAGCCCCAACTTTAATGAATCTCCCGCGCGATCGCGTTCGGGTTTTACCGGCATCGTACCGCAAAACAGATACCCTTGGTTTTTGTTCCCATGTGGCGGTTTTACAAGAGGAGAAGGAAACGATGACTGTTTTTCTCTTGGATGTCGAACAGTTAATGCCCAATTAATTCATCGTCCTTTTTCCTTCAATGATGGGGGTGATTTCTGTTTTGAAACTTAACCACTGATTCAAGGCTTGAGAATTATTATCCGCTCCCTTTTCCAGTAAGATAACACCCTCTCTAAAATCAGTAATGCCATAGTCTCCCTGATTGGTCATCTCTTCAATCCGGTACGTCATTGCCCGTAACCGGACTAAATCATCATCAAAGGCGACTTGGTACCGACGCAATCGCCATAAATCGGCTAATACGTACTCCACT is a window from the Cyanobacteria bacterium GSL.Bin1 genome containing:
- a CDS encoding chemotaxis protein CheW, translated to MKTVETTTNTLRVVTFPVGELTLAVPIQAVYRVLSQIPIAGSGERGVGVAHLEDYELTVFDLEYKLFTEPRQSGFVHAPIGSHLIVVQSQQEALGLLVKKAPTLMNLPRDRVRVLPASYRKTDTLGFCSHVAVLQEEKETMTVFLLDVEQLMPN